One Bacteroidota bacterium DNA segment encodes these proteins:
- a CDS encoding efflux RND transporter periplasmic adaptor subunit: MDVIKAEVQLLQAQLDKTEIRTPFDGIIGLRYVSEGSYISPSTLITTFQDIGTVKIDFTFPEKYSGEIKSGNKITFNVQGTSRKFTGTVYAISPKVDINTRTLRVRATCPNHDGYLLPGRFANVEVQLKEKETLAIPSYAVIPEMKKHKVFIYKNGTAEENTVEIGTRTDEHVEITNGLKSGDTLITSAILQLRSGMAVKLSKE, translated from the coding sequence TTGGATGTAATCAAAGCAGAAGTACAACTTCTTCAAGCCCAACTCGACAAGACTGAAATCCGAACTCCATTCGATGGAATCATCGGACTCCGGTATGTTAGCGAAGGCAGTTACATTTCTCCTTCTACCCTTATTACAACATTTCAAGATATTGGCACAGTAAAAATTGACTTTACTTTCCCGGAAAAATATTCGGGAGAGATAAAGTCAGGGAATAAAATCACGTTCAATGTCCAGGGCACTTCGAGAAAATTTACAGGAACAGTTTACGCAATTTCTCCAAAAGTCGATATTAACACACGAACATTACGGGTCAGAGCCACATGCCCAAATCACGATGGATATCTTCTGCCGGGAAGATTCGCAAACGTGGAAGTTCAGCTAAAAGAAAAAGAAACCCTTGCCATTCCTTCGTATGCTGTTATTCCCGAAATGAAAAAACATAAAGTATTCATCTATAAAAATGGAACAGCCGAAGAGAATACAGTCGAAATCGGGACGCGAACAGATGAACATGTAGAAATAACCAACGGCTTAAAATCAGGTGACACACTGATTACTTCTGCTATCCTGCAATTACGGTCTGGCATGGCTGTTAAACTTTCCAAAGAATAA